In bacterium, one genomic interval encodes:
- a CDS encoding metallophosphoesterase, with protein sequence MRVLFVTDLHGCKWKYERLLKAAKEFGATIVINGGDMLPKEGDLFTQDKFITNYLDNHFARFNAAGIYYLCYLGNDDLRIFDELFEETCNKYSFVVCLAQRKFEVGDFEFVGMNWVTDYPFRLKDRCRMDTDDYIFQEQFGTGLLSTPNGLQELYDWVAYAKTLPTIENELNQLVQPKNMAHSVYVIHTPPYKLGLDKCSHGAEVGSKAIYNFLQKYQPKLSLHGHIHESPEVTGRWYAKLGSTICIQPGQLNEFTYVTIDLDNMKFDRIVEQNVMWHHA encoded by the coding sequence ATGAGAGTGTTATTTGTAACAGACTTACATGGATGCAAGTGGAAATATGAGCGGCTACTCAAAGCAGCAAAAGAGTTTGGGGCAACTATAGTGATCAATGGTGGTGATATGCTACCAAAGGAAGGGGACCTATTTACGCAAGACAAATTCATAACCAACTACCTTGATAATCACTTTGCACGATTCAACGCTGCTGGAATTTATTATCTTTGCTACTTGGGAAACGATGACCTTAGAATCTTCGATGAGCTATTTGAGGAGACTTGTAACAAGTATTCCTTCGTAGTCTGCCTGGCACAACGTAAATTTGAGGTTGGGGATTTTGAATTTGTAGGTATGAACTGGGTAACTGATTATCCATTCCGCCTCAAGGACAGATGTAGAATGGACACAGATGACTATATATTTCAAGAGCAGTTTGGAACAGGACTATTATCTACACCAAACGGATTGCAAGAACTATATGACTGGGTTGCCTATGCAAAGACGCTTCCAACAATAGAAAATGAGCTAAACCAACTGGTACAGCCTAAGAATATGGCACATAGCGTGTACGTAATCCACACGCCTCCGTACAAGCTAGGATTAGATAAATGTAGTCACGGTGCAGAAGTGGGGTCAAAGGCAATTTACAACTTTTTGCAGAAATATCAGCCAAAGCTCTCGCTTCATGGTCATATCCATGAGTCTCCGGAAGTTACTGGACGATGGTATGCAAAACTTGGCAGTACGATATGCATTCAACCTGGTCAGCTTAATGAGTTCACTTATGTTACGATTGACTTGGACAATATGAAGTTTGATAGAATCGTTGAACAAAATGTTATGTGGCACCATGCCTGA
- a CDS encoding type IV toxin-antitoxin system AbiEi family antitoxin domain-containing protein, whose amino-acid sequence MQTRTQELINFLQSHDGVTRFSTILKAGFHPDSLIALEKEGKVEKIAWGLYRVANYLPGSQPDLVIVSLQAHRGIICLLSDLSFYKARSEIPKYVDLAIPQGIHANRIGYHPVRFYRFAPNAWKAGIEKHEIEGHRIKVYSLAKTIADCFKFRNKIGADVARDALKVAVTEKSIKPKEIMKYAKICRVDNIIKPILEAML is encoded by the coding sequence ATGCAAACACGGACACAGGAACTCATAAACTTTCTTCAGAGTCATGATGGAGTGACTAGGTTTTCTACTATTCTGAAGGCTGGATTTCATCCTGATTCGCTTATTGCTCTTGAAAAAGAGGGAAAGGTTGAAAAAATTGCCTGGGGACTTTACCGTGTAGCTAATTATCTCCCTGGTTCTCAGCCCGATCTTGTTATTGTATCACTTCAGGCACATAGAGGTATTATCTGTCTTCTTTCCGATCTTTCTTTTTATAAAGCAAGAAGCGAGATTCCCAAGTATGTGGATCTAGCCATTCCGCAAGGTATACATGCGAATAGAATTGGGTATCATCCGGTAAGATTTTACCGCTTTGCGCCTAACGCATGGAAAGCAGGAATCGAAAAGCATGAAATTGAAGGACACAGGATTAAAGTTTATAGTCTCGCCAAGACGATTGCCGATTGTTTTAAATTCCGCAATAAAATAGGAGCGGATGTCGCGAGAGATGCCCTCAAAGTTGCTGTTACGGAAAAAAGTATAAAGCCAAAAGAAATTATGAAATATGCCAAGATTTGCCGTGTTGATAATATCATAAAGCCAATACTGGAAGCTATGCTATGA